A DNA window from Trichosurus vulpecula isolate mTriVul1 chromosome 2, mTriVul1.pri, whole genome shotgun sequence contains the following coding sequences:
- the CLCN6 gene encoding chloride transport protein 6, which yields MAGCRGVLCCCCRWCCCCGERESRTPEELTILGETQEEDDEILPRKDYESLDYDRCINDPYLEVLESMDHKKGRRYEVVKWIMVFAIGVSTGLVGLFVDFFVRLFTQLKFRVVQTSVEECSEKGCLALSLLELLGFNLTFVFLASLLVLIEPVAAGSGIPEIKCYLNGVKVPGIVRLRTLACKVLGVLFSVAGGLFVGKEGPMIHSGAVVGAGLPQFQSISLRKIQFNFPYFRSDRDKRDFVSAGAAAGVAAAFGAPIGGTLFSLEEGSSFWNQGLTWKVLFCSMSATFTLNFFRSGIQFGSWGSFQLPGLLNFGEFKCSDSDKKCHLWTAVDLGFFIVMGVIGGLLGATFNCLNKRLAKYRMRNVHPKPKLVRVLESLLVSLMTTVVVFVASMILGECRQISSTSQSGNDSFQPQVTSEDVNASIKTFFCPNETYNDMATLFFNPQESAILQLFHQDGTFSPITLALFLVLYFSLSCWTYGMSVPSGLFVPSLLCGAAFGRLVANILKSYIGLGHIYSGTFALIGAAAFLGGVVRMTISLTVILIESTNEITYGLPIMITLMVAKWTGDFFNKGIYDIHVGLRGVPLLEWETEVEMDKLRASDIMEPNLTYVYPHTRIQSLVSILRTTVHHAFPVVTENRGNEKEFMKGNQLISNNIKFKKSSILTRAGEQRKRSQSMKSYPSSELRNMCDEHITTEEPAEKEDLLQQMLERRYTPYPNLYPDQSPSEDWTMEERFRPLTFHGLILRSQLVTLLVRGVCYSENQSSASQPRLSYAEMAEDYPRYPDIHDLDLTLLNPRMIVDVTPYMNPSPFTVSPNTHVSQVFNLFRTMGLRHLPVVNAVGEIVGIITRHNLTYEFLQGRLRQHYQTM from the exons ATGGCGGGGTGCAGGGGCGTCctgtgctgctgctgccgctggtgctgctgctgcggAGAGCGCGAGAGCCGCACCCCAGAGGAGCTG ACTATCCTTGGAGAAACAcaggaggaagatgatgagatCCTTCCCCGAAAGGACTATGAG AGTTTGGACTATGATCGTTGTATCAATGACCCCTATCTGGAAGTGCTGGAAAGCATGGATCATAAG AAAGGTCGAAGGTAcgaggtggtgaaatggataatGGTGTTTGCTATTGGAGTCTCCACCGGCCTG GTGGGCCTTTTTGTGGACTTCTTTGTACGACTCTTCACCCAGCTCAAGTTCCGAGTTGTGCAGACTT CGGTTGAGGAGTGCAGCGAGAAAGGATGCCTTGCCCTCTCCCTCCTGGAGCTTCTGGGCTTTAACCTGACGTTTGTCTTCTTAGCCAGTCTGCTTGTCCTGATTGAG CCAGTGGCAGCCGGTTCTGGAATTCCAGAGATCAAATGCTACCTGAATGGCGTGAAAGTACCAGGCATTGTCCGTCTCCGAACCCTGGCGTGCAAGGTTTTGGGAGTGCTTTTCAGCGTggctggag GGCTTTTTGTAGGGAAGGAAGGTCCCATGATCCACAGTGGTGCAGTTGTGGGTGCTGGACTCCCTCAA tTCCAGAGCATCTCTTTGCGGAAAATCCAGTTTAACTTCCCCTATTTTCGAAGTGACAG AGACAAGCGAGATTTTGTGTCAGCTGGTGCAGCTGCAGGTGTTGCCGCAGCTTTTGGGGCCCCCATTGGGGGCACCCTCTTCAGCTTGGAAGAGGGGTCATCCTTCTGGAACCAGGGACTCACTTGGAAAGTG CTCTTTTGTTCCATGTCTGCCACATTCACCCTGAACTTCTTTCGCTCTGGAATCCAGTTTGGAAGttggggttccttccagctccctgGGTTGCTGAATTTTGGGGAGTTTAAG tGCTCTGACTCTGATAAAAAATGTCACCTCTGGACAGCTGTGGATTTGGGTTTCTTCATCGTGATGGGGGTCATTGGGGGCCTCCTTGGAGCCACATTCAACTGTCTGAACAAGAGGCTTGCAAAGTACCGTATGCGAAACGTGCACCCGAAACCTAAGCTTGTCAG AGTCTTGGAAAGCCTGTTGGTATCCCTGATGACCACGGTTGTGgtatttgttgcttccatgatttTGGGAGAGTGCCGGCAAATATCCTCTACAAGTCAGAGTGGTAATGACTCCTTCCAGCCACAG GTTACTTCAGAAGATGTGAATGCAAgcatcaaaacttttttttgtccCAATGAGACGTACAATGACATGGCAACGCTATTCTTCAATCCCCAAGAATCTGCCATCCTGCAGCTCTTTCACCAAGATG GCACTTTCAGCCCCATCACACTGGCCTTGTTCTTGGTCCTCTACTTCTCCCTCTCATGTTGGACCTATGGCATGTCAGTGCCCAGCGGCCTCTTCGTGCCCTCCCTGCTCTGTGGAGCTGCATTTGGACGCTTAGTCGCCAACATTCTGAAAAG CTACATTGGATTGGGCCACATCTATTCAGGGACCTTTGCCTTGATTGGCGCTGCAGCTTTCTTGGGTGGTGTAGTCCGAATGACCATCAGTCTTACCGTCATCCTGATAGAGTCCACCAATGAGATCACTTACGGGCTTCCCATTATGATCACCTTGATG GTGGCCAAGTGGACCGGGGACTTCTTCAACAAAGGCATTTACGACATCCACGTGGGCCTTCGGGGGGTGCCGCTTCTCGAGTGGGAGACGGAAGTGGAAATGGACAA GCTCAGAGCTAGCGACATCATGGAGCCCAACCTGACGTACGTCTACCCACATACTCGCATCCAGTCTCTGGTCAGCATCCTGCGAACCACAGTCCACCACGCGTTCCCTGTGGTGACAGAGAATCGGGGCAATGAGAAGGAGTTTATGAAAGGAAACCAGTTGATCAGCAACAACATAAAATTCaag aAATCCAGCATTCTTACCCGGGCTGGTGAGCAGCGCAAAAGGAGCCAGTCCATGAAATCCTACCCATCGAGTGAGCTTCGTAACATGTGTGACGAGCACATAACCACAGAGGAGCCGGCAGAGAAGGAGGATCTCCTGCAGCAGATGCTGGAGAGGAG ATACACGCCCTACCCCAACCTGTATCCTGACCAATCTCCCAGTGAAGACTGGACAATGGAGGAACGCTTCCGCCCTTTGACCTTTCATGGCCTGATTCTTCGATCACAGCTCGTCACATTGCTGGTCCGAGGAGTTTGCTATTCTGAAAATCAGTCA AGTGCTAGCCAGCCGAGGCTGTCCTATGCCGAGATGGCTGAGGATTATCCCCGATATCCGGACATCCACGACCTGGACTTGACCCTGCTGAACCCACGGATGATTGTG GATGTTACCCCATACATGAACCCATCACCATTTACAGTCTCACCCAATACTCACGTCTCACAAGTCTTCAATCTGTTTAGAACaatgggcctcagacacttgccagtgGTGAACGCGGTGGGGGAG ATTGTTGGGATTATTACCCGGCACAACTTGACCTATGAATTTCTCCAAGGAAGACTAAGACAGCACTATCAGACCATGTGA